In one Candidatus Binataceae bacterium genomic region, the following are encoded:
- a CDS encoding Lpp/OprI family alanine-zipper lipoprotein: MKNLMIGMLALSGLLVAGCSYQTQIDQATSQAESSAQQASTASSNAQNSANTAAQSAKTAQEAAAGAEDSVKRANDAVARLEAAFASSVTK; the protein is encoded by the coding sequence ATGAAGAACTTGATGATCGGAATGCTGGCGCTCAGCGGGCTGTTAGTCGCCGGATGCAGTTACCAGACCCAGATCGACCAGGCGACTTCGCAGGCGGAGTCGAGCGCGCAGCAGGCTTCGACCGCCTCGAGCAACGCGCAGAACTCGGCTAACACGGCTGCGCAATCGGCGAAGACCGCCCAGGAAGCAGCGGCCGGCGCTGAGGACTCGGTCAAACGCGCCAATGACGCCGTGGCCCGGCTCGAAGCGGCCTTCGCGTCTTCCGTCACGAAGTAG